From Rhizobium sp. NZLR1, a single genomic window includes:
- a CDS encoding thiamine phosphate synthase, translating into MTEPENRCRLVLITPDIADADEQARIVADALRGGDVASVIVPQYGLDDGTFQKHAEKLVPLIQSAGAAALISGDSRVAGRAKADGLHLSGNAEALSEAIEKHAPKLIVGGGNAADRHNALQIGEVRPDYIFFGKLDGDIKPEAHPKNLALGEWWASMIEIPCIVMGGTDPASALAVAETGAEFVALRLAVFGEPTRAPSIVAEVNALLDEKAPRFED; encoded by the coding sequence ATGACCGAACCGGAAAACCGCTGCCGCCTTGTGCTCATCACACCTGATATCGCCGATGCCGATGAACAGGCAAGGATCGTTGCCGACGCGCTGAGGGGCGGCGATGTCGCCTCGGTGATCGTGCCGCAATACGGGCTTGACGATGGCACCTTCCAGAAACATGCGGAAAAACTGGTGCCGCTGATCCAGAGTGCCGGAGCGGCCGCGCTAATTTCAGGCGACAGCCGTGTGGCGGGACGGGCAAAGGCCGATGGCCTGCACCTTTCCGGCAATGCCGAGGCGCTTTCGGAAGCGATCGAAAAACATGCGCCGAAGCTGATCGTCGGCGGCGGTAACGCAGCCGACCGCCACAATGCACTGCAGATCGGCGAAGTCAGGCCCGACTATATCTTTTTTGGCAAGCTCGACGGCGATATCAAGCCGGAGGCCCATCCGAAGAACCTTGCGCTTGGCGAATGGTGGGCCTCGATGATCGAGATTCCTTGCATTGTCATGGGTGGCACCGATCCTGCTTCGGCGCTTGCCGTCGCCGAGACCGGAGCGGAGTTCGTGGCACTGCGGCTGGCAGTCTTCGGCGAACCCACCCGAGCGCCATCGATCGTCGCCGAAGTCAACGCGCTGCTTGACGAAAAAGCGCCACGGTTTGAGGATTGA
- a CDS encoding DUF465 domain-containing protein, with translation MTVQAHLESLQKKHVALEEELHTLRTAPSISDTEIAECKRRKLRIKDEIMRLKSSVH, from the coding sequence ATGACAGTTCAAGCTCATCTTGAATCACTCCAGAAAAAGCATGTCGCTCTTGAGGAGGAGTTGCATACGCTCAGAACAGCTCCCTCTATCTCCGATACGGAAATTGCCGAATGCAAGCGCCGCAAGTTGCGCATCAAGGACGAGATTATGCGTCTCAAGTCATCCGTCCACTGA
- a CDS encoding tetratricopeptide repeat protein: protein MPIPTAPLLKFILASMAALVAAGPDVVLAQATDSVISQPGSAPASTFRTDRPSGPVVRPSDGVGVFDRMGAKLPDLPPEKDYKGPVDEAYGAFQRGYYLTAMDKALPRAQLGDAAAQTLIGEILSQGLGVKKDVKNAAFWYGKAAEGGDAAAMFKYALILMEGEGVPRDKVKADDYMRKAAEAGNPSAEFNWAQLLIADNPGEKGLRLALPFYEKSAEQGIADSQYAVAQIYSTLKDLPEEKKQLAREWMARAARAGFDTAQLDLGIWLVNGVGGPKDYVKGFEWLKLAANGGNVAAQNKLAHLYINAIGTAPDPVEAAKWYVLSRRAGLADPSLEDFYLGIEDDQQKAAIEAANKFRRR from the coding sequence ATGCCGATCCCGACCGCCCCCCTGTTGAAATTTATCCTTGCCAGCATGGCCGCCCTCGTTGCGGCCGGGCCGGATGTCGTCCTGGCGCAGGCCACCGACAGCGTCATCAGCCAGCCGGGCTCGGCGCCGGCTTCGACTTTCCGCACCGACCGGCCCTCCGGTCCGGTGGTGAGGCCTTCCGATGGTGTCGGCGTGTTCGACCGCATGGGTGCGAAGCTGCCTGACCTGCCGCCGGAGAAGGATTACAAGGGGCCGGTCGACGAGGCTTACGGCGCCTTCCAGCGCGGCTATTATCTGACGGCTATGGACAAGGCGCTGCCGCGCGCCCAGCTCGGCGATGCGGCGGCGCAGACGCTGATTGGCGAAATCCTCTCGCAGGGCCTCGGTGTCAAGAAGGACGTGAAGAATGCTGCCTTCTGGTACGGCAAGGCGGCCGAAGGCGGCGATGCGGCGGCAATGTTCAAGTATGCGCTGATCCTGATGGAAGGCGAAGGCGTGCCGCGCGACAAGGTCAAGGCCGACGACTACATGCGCAAGGCGGCCGAAGCCGGCAATCCTTCGGCGGAATTCAACTGGGCGCAGCTTCTCATCGCCGACAATCCCGGCGAGAAGGGGCTGAGGCTTGCGCTGCCGTTCTACGAGAAATCGGCCGAGCAGGGCATTGCCGATTCGCAATATGCCGTGGCGCAGATCTATTCGACGCTGAAGGACTTGCCGGAGGAAAAGAAACAGCTCGCCCGAGAGTGGATGGCACGTGCGGCGCGCGCCGGCTTTGACACGGCCCAGCTCGATCTCGGCATCTGGCTCGTCAACGGCGTCGGCGGACCGAAGGATTACGTCAAGGGCTTCGAATGGCTGAAACTTGCCGCCAATGGCGGCAACGTCGCCGCACAGAACAAGCTCGCCCACCTTTATATCAACGCCATCGGCACGGCGCCCGATCCGGTCGAGGCGGCGAAGTGGTACGTCCTGTCGCGCCGGGCTGGGCTCGCCGATCCGTCGCTTGAGGATTTCTATCTCGGCATCGAGGACGATCAACAGAAAGCGGCGATCGAGGCGGCCAACAAGTTCCGGCGGCGATAG
- a CDS encoding metalloregulator ArsR/SmtB family transcription factor yields MSNTDPFSAIADPNRRFLLEELRRAPRTVNELAEGLPISRPAVSQHLKALLESNLVSVTSEGTKRIYTVNNRGFDKLNLWLDQFWA; encoded by the coding sequence ATGTCGAACACGGACCCTTTCTCTGCGATTGCCGATCCGAACCGGCGGTTTCTGCTGGAGGAACTGCGCCGCGCGCCACGGACAGTCAACGAGCTCGCCGAGGGTCTGCCGATCAGCCGCCCGGCCGTGTCGCAACATCTGAAGGCGCTGCTCGAAAGCAATCTCGTCTCAGTGACCTCTGAAGGCACGAAGCGCATTTACACTGTCAATAACCGCGGATTCGACAAGCTTAATTTGTGGCTCGATCAGTTCTGGGCTTGA
- a CDS encoding sulfite exporter TauE/SafE family protein: protein MPQDLSFYYAAVPAVLLVGLAKGGMGDALSLIGLPFLALVVSPVEAAAILLPILVFMDMISLVIWRRHGDWATLKIMLPGAIFGIALGWATSALVPGNILRIVIGAVTILFCLRYFWNNYGPGAGKIIPPRGQRPVAAGLWGTFSGYGSFVAHAGGAPFQIYALPLKLQPREYTGTSVRFFAILNAIKLIPYFALGQLDTQNLATSATLLPFAPLATIAGAWCVRRMKPAIFYPFMYAMALIAAFLIVREGLGW, encoded by the coding sequence ATGCCGCAGGATTTGTCATTCTACTACGCCGCCGTGCCCGCCGTTCTGCTGGTAGGCCTCGCAAAGGGCGGTATGGGCGACGCTTTGTCGCTGATCGGCCTGCCATTCCTCGCCCTCGTCGTCTCGCCGGTCGAGGCGGCGGCGATCCTGCTGCCGATCCTGGTCTTCATGGACATGATCTCGCTCGTCATCTGGCGCAGACATGGCGACTGGGCGACGCTGAAGATCATGCTGCCGGGGGCAATCTTCGGCATCGCGCTCGGCTGGGCGACTTCGGCGCTCGTTCCGGGCAATATTCTGCGCATCGTCATCGGCGCGGTGACCATTCTCTTCTGCCTGCGCTATTTCTGGAACAATTACGGCCCGGGCGCCGGCAAGATAATCCCGCCGCGCGGCCAGCGACCGGTGGCCGCCGGCCTCTGGGGCACATTTTCTGGTTACGGCAGCTTTGTCGCCCATGCCGGCGGTGCGCCCTTCCAGATCTATGCCCTGCCGCTCAAGCTACAGCCGCGCGAATATACCGGCACAAGCGTGCGCTTCTTCGCGATCCTCAACGCCATCAAGCTGATCCCCTATTTCGCGCTCGGCCAGCTCGACACCCAAAATCTTGCGACCTCCGCGACGCTTCTGCCCTTCGCTCCGCTCGCCACCATTGCCGGCGCCTGGTGCGTGCGCCGTATGAAGCCGGCGATCTTTTATCCGTTCATGTATGCGATGGCCCTGATCGCCGCCTTCCTGATCGTGCGCGAGGGTCTTGGCTGGTAG